A part of Branchiostoma floridae strain S238N-H82 unplaced genomic scaffold, Bfl_VNyyK Sc7u5tJ_1583, whole genome shotgun sequence genomic DNA contains:
- the LOC118408421 gene encoding gastrula zinc finger protein XlCGF57.1-like — MATNAVAHLRQEDRDGRDKDLPCTNKCSTCDKQFRCRSALVKHLRTHTGEKPYRCEECNKQFSQLSNLKSHIRYHTGEKPYRCEQCSKQFSDPSSLKKHIRTHTGEKPYRCEECSKQFSVLSSLKSHMRTHTGEKPYRCEKCSRHFGQLCRLKKHMRTHTGEKPYRCEECSRQFSELGNLKKHMGTHTGEKHYACEECSRQFSNLSNLETHMRTHTGEKPYSCEQCSKQFSQLSALKTHIRTHTGEKPYRCDQCSKQFSQMNSLQKHIRTHTGEKPYTCEQCSRQFSERGSLKKHMRIHTGEKPYRCEQCSKQFRNLGHLKNHMRTHTGEKPYRCEECGRQFSESGSLKTHMKTHTGEKPYKCEQCSKQFSQLGHMKTHMRTHTGEKPYKCEECSRQFCELGQLKSHMRTHTGEIPYSCKVCGRGFRHKGNLNVHMRTHGNGSPQ, encoded by the coding sequence ATGGCAACCAACGCTGTAGCTCACCTGAGACAAGAGGATAGGGACGGTCGTGATAAGGATCTTCCCTGTACTAACAAGTGTAGCACGTGTGACAAGCAATTTCGTTGCCGTAGTGCATTGGTGAAACACCTGCGCactcacactggcgagaaaccctacaggtgtgaggagtgcaacaaacagttcagtcagctgagtaatctgaagagcCATATAAGGtatcacaccggtgagaagccatacaggtgtgagcagtgtagcaagcagttcagtgacccGAGTTCTCTGAAGAAGCATATtaggactcacactggtgagaagccgtacagatgtgaggagtgtagcaaacagttcagtgtgctgagttctctgaagagtcatatgaggactcatactggagaaaaaccatATCGTTGTGAAAAGTGCAGCAGGCACTTTGGTCAGCTGTGTAGACTGAAGAAGCACATGAGGACTCAtaccggagagaaaccctaccgttgcgaggagtgcagcagacaatttagtgagctgggtaatctgaagaagcATATGGGgactcatactggagaaaaacattatgcttgtgaggagtgcagcaggcagttcagtaatCTGAGTAATCTGGAGactcatatgcggactcacactggagaaaaaccttacagctGTGAgcagtgtagcaaacagttcagtcagctgagtgctCTTAAGACTCATATtaggactcacaccggtgagaagccgtACAGGTGCGatcagtgcagcaaacagttcagtcagatGAATTCTCTGCAAAAGCATATTAGGACTCACACGGGAGAAAAACCATACACGTGTGAgcagtgcagcaggcagttcagtgagcggGGTTCTCTGAAGAAGCATATGAGGattcacactggagagaaaccttataggtgtgagcagtgcagcaagcagtttaggaATCTGGGACATCTAAAGAAccatatgaggactcacactggtgagaagccttacaggtgtgaggagtgcggcagacAGTTCAGTGAGTCGGGTTCTCTGAAGACGCATATGAAGactcatactggagagaaaccttataagtgtgagcagtgcagcaaacagttcagtcagctgggtcatatGAAGACtcatatgaggactcacaccggtgaaaaaccttacaagtgcgaggagtgcagcaggcagttctgTGAGCTGGGTCAGCTGAAGAgtcatatgaggactcacaccggtgagataCCTTATTCGTGTAAAGTATGCGGTCGGGGGTTCCGTCACAAAGGTAATCTGAACGTTCACATGCGAACCCACGGGAATGGAAGCCCCCAGTAA
- the LOC118408407 gene encoding carboxypeptidase Q-like, whose amino-acid sequence MPVAMLMLALLAYLSGVLGLPSLPPVPSRIRDEIAGYKSVADDIINLSVHGKAQNQSYNRLAEFVDTFGSRIAGSQNLENAIDYMLKAMEADGLENVHGEEVMVPHWVRGRENCTMLEPRLYKVSIMGLGSSVGTPFGGIKAEALVVHSFDELHSRASEAKGKIIIYDQGYVNYGVSVAYRDYGADEAAKVGGVASLIRSVASFSIHSPHTGWQDYKGNTTKVPTACIAVEDAEMFSRMAARGTKIVLHLNMEARNLPDAKSRNTVAEIKGREHPEQVVLVSGHLDSWDVGQGAMDDGGGAFISWQALSLIRQLGLRPRRTLRAVLWTAEEEGLVGSYQYYQKHKSNISNYDLVMESDIGTFTPTGIMFTGSSNAKSIMSEVLSLLKPINASQLLDHAEGGDVSFWISDGVPGGSLANQNERYFWFHHSDGDTMSVQDPRAMDLCSAVWAVTAYVVADMEDMLPRH is encoded by the exons ATGCCTGTTGCAATGTTGATGCTGGCGCTACTCGCATACTTATCAG GTGTTTTGGGGTTGCCCAGTCTTCCTCCTGTCCCATCAAGGATCAGAGATGAGATTGCAGGATACAAAA GTGTtgctgatgacatcatcaaccTGTCTGTTCACGGGAAGGCCCAGAACCAGTCCTACAACAGGCTGGCGGAGTTTGTGGACACGTTTGGAAGCAGAATTGCCGGTTCACAGAACTTGGAAAATGCTATAG ATTACATGCTGAAGGCCATGGAAGCTGATGGTCTTGAAAATGTGCACGGAGAAGAAGTTATG GTTCCCCACTGGGTCCGAGGGAGGGAAAACTGCACCATGTTGGAGCCTCGTCTGTACAAAGTGTCAATCATGGGTTTAGGGAGCAGCGTGGGTACACCTTTTGGAG GAATAAAGGCAGAAGCGCTCGTTGTTCATTCATTTGATGAGCTACATTCCCGTGCCAGTGAG GCAAAGGGAAAGATCATTATCTATGACCAGGGGTATGTGAACTATGGCGTATCAGTGGCGTACAGAGACTATGGCGCTGATGAGGCAGCTAAGGTTGGGGGCGTGGCATCACTGATCCGATCTGTGGCCTCCTTCTCCATTCACAGCCCTCACACTGGGTGGCAG GACTACAAGGGCAACACAACAAAGGTGCCGACAGCATGTATCGCTGTGGAGGACGCTGAGATGTTCTCTCGGATGGCAGCCAGAG GAACAAAGATTGTTCTTCATCTGAACATGGAAGCCAGGAATCTGCCAGACGCAAAGTCCAGGAACACTGTGGCTGAGATCAAGGGAAGGGAACATCCTGAACAG GTGGTGCTAGTGAGTGGTCACCTTGATAGCTGGGATGTGGGCCAGGGAGCCATGGATGATGGTGGGGGTGCCTTCATATCTTGGCAG GCTTTGTCTCTGATACGTCAGCTTGGACTCCGACCCAGACGAACACTGCGGGCAGTGTTATGGACGGCTGAG GAGGAGGGTCTGGTGGGGTCTTACCAGTACTACCAGAAGCACAAG TCCAACATTAGTAATTATGACCTTGTGATGGAGTCTGACATTGGAACCTTCACACCAACAGGGATCATGTTTACag GCAGTTCCAATGCCAAGTCCATCATGTCAGAAGTCCTGTCCCTGCTGAAGCCCATCAACGCCTCCCAGCTGCTGGACCACGCGGAGGGCGGGGATGTGTCCTTCTGGATCAGCGATGGTGTTCCTGGGGGAAGTCTGGCCAACCAGAACGAGAGATACTTCTGGTTCCACCATTCTGATG GTGACACCATGTCGGTACAGGACCCCCGTGCCATGGACCTCTGCTCAGCTGTGTGGGCCGTTACAGCGTACGTGGTCGCTGATATGGAAGATATGCTTCCCCGGCACTAA